Within the Granulicella sibirica genome, the region CGGCCCCGTTGTGCACGGCCATGATGATGCTGATGGGTGGCTGGGTGTTGGCGGGCCAGCGGGCGCGGAGCCATGGGCGCGGGTAGAGGCGCGCGAGTGCGGCGATCAAGATTGGATAGCCCGCGTAGGTGTAAAGCACCACGGCGAGCGAGATCCAGAAGATCGATTTCATTGCGCGCCTCGACGGCGGACGATGGTCTTGATGGTCTCGAACATGACGATGAGGTCGAGGCCGAGGGACTGGTGCTTGATGTAGTAGAGGTCGTACTCGAGCTTCTCGCGGGTTTCGGCCATCGTGGCTCCGTAGCCGTAGCGAACCTGCGCCCATCCGGTGAGGCCGGGACGGATGAGGTGGCGGAGGTAGTAGAAGGGCAGGTTCTCCGAGAGCATGGGGACGAACTCGGGACGCTCGGGGCGCGGGCCGACGAAGCTCATGTCGCCACGGAGGATGTTCCAGAGCTGCGGGACTTCGTCGATGCGGGTCTTGCGCATGAAACGACCGATGGGGGTGACGCGTGGATCGTCCTTGGTAGCCCACTTTGCGCCCGCGGCTTCGGCGTCGGTGCGCATGGTTCGGAATTTGACGACCTTGAAGAGGCGTCCGCCGGCTCCGACGCGTGTCTGCTTGAAGAAGATGGGACCCTTGGAAGTCATGCGCACGGCGAGCATAACGAGGGGAAAGAAGGGCGAGAAGAGCAGGAGTCCGGTAGCGGCGGCGAGGATGGAGGCGATCTGCCGGGTGAACTGCTGCGAGGGGCGCATGCGGAAGCCGCTGGCGTAGAGGAAGTCGCTGGGGCGCAGGCCGTCGAGCTGGATCTTGCCGGAGAGGCGCTCGCGGAGGGCTCCGACTTCCTCAACGACGATGCCCTGGAAGCGGAGATTGAGGAGTTCCTGGACTGGGAGTTCGCCGCGATGATGCTCCATGGCCACGATGATGCGATTGACGGGGGGCTTCATCTCGGAGATGCGTTCGAGGGCGTTAATCCAGTGCTGTTTGCGCTCCGACTGTTCGAGCTGGACGTCCTGCCAGTCGACGATCTCCATGCCGACGTCGGGACGGGACTGAAGCGAGGCAACGAGGGTTTTGGCGTATTCGCCGGCCCCGAGGACGTAGACGCGCTCGCAGAAGCGGCGGCGGCTGACCAGCCAGGAGTAGGCCTTGCGCCAGACGATGAGGGCGGGCGTGAGCAGCGTGAAACCTATGAGATAGACGTGCTGCGGCATTGCAGCTTCGGGATAGAAGAAGATCAACGCCGAGAGCACGAAGCAGTCAAAGCCGAGAACGAGCAGGATGCGGAAGTAGATTTCGAGCGGAACGGAGACGATCTGCGGCTCGTAGAGATCGAAGTAGTAAGAGAGCATGACCGAGAGGATGGTCACGCCGGTGATCTTGAGGGCACCCTGCTCGTAGGCGAGGGTGAGGTATGCGTCCGGACCAAGAAGGAAGATCGTGGCAATGAGGAAGCAACTGCTCACAATTAATGCTTCAAAGAAAAACAGCATGACAGTACGCGTGGGATAGTAGACGTTCAGGAAGCGGATCATGGGGTGACGTGCTCCGCTCTATTCTTCGGTGGGACTGTCGTAGCCATAGTAGCCACTCCTCTCAGGGGAATCCTCTACCGCGTTGAGGACGAAACCGAGAACGTTGGAGGCCTTGAGCTCGTTCAGGGCACGCTGTGCTGCTTCGAATTTGGTGACGCCGCCGCGTGCGACGAGGAGGACGCCATCGCAGGCGCGGGCGAGGTTGACTCCGTCGGAGACGAGATTGACGGGGGAGGAATCGACGATGATCCAGTCGAAATGGTCCCTGGCGGCGGTGATGAGGTCGTCGAAGCGGTGATTGCCGGAGAGGTCGGCAGCCTTGTCTCCGCCCATGCCTCCTGCTATGAAGGTGAGGGAGGCGAGACCGGACGTCACCTGATTTCCGGAGCCGGGAACTCTTCCTCGCTGCATGACCTCCTGCATATCGGCTTTGCCGGAGAGGAATTCACTTAGACCCGGATCGCAGGGTGCGCCGAGGAGCTTGTGGAGAGAGGGGCGGCGCATGTCGCCGTCGATGAGCAGGACGCGGCTTGCCTTATGACGGGCGAATGAGATGGCGAGGTTGGCGGCGACGAAGCTCTTGCCTTCCTGGGGATGGCCACTGCTGATGAGGATGGATTTGAGGGTGTGGTTCTCGCGGAACTCCTGCATCCGCGAGCGGAGGCTGCGGAACTGCTCGACGGAGCTGCCGCGGGGTTCGAGCGAGGGAAGCTGTTTAAAGGATGGATCCCAGGTGTAGGTGCGGACCTTGGTGAGTACGGCGACGGGATCGGACTTGCGGATCGCGGTCGGTGCCGGGGAGAGATCGGAGGCAAAACGCGACGCCGAGCGTTGGGGTTCCGTGCTCCGGGGTTGTGTGTTTCGGGCCTCCAGTGGCAGAGGCTCGAAGAGGAGTGCCGGCGAGTCGGTTGTCTCGCTGAGTGCAACTCGGTCCTGTTCGGCGCGGAGAAGCGCTTCGTATATCTTGCTCATGATTCCAGCCCGCCCGGTAGAGTCTCGCTTGTAGTGAAGTCTTCTTGAAGAACGTCAGTTTTGTCGGTCTTCTCGGTCGTATCGCTCTTCATGCTGACTTCGGTGTTGAGCAGAGATGAGGACGAAGCCCGGATCGGCTGCGTTTCCAGATCGAGATCGCGCGAGACGGCGTTGATGATGCCGGCGGGGATGACGCGAAGCTGCTCGACGTACGCGAGGATGAGCGAGTGCTCGCAGAGAAGGTTGACGATGCGAGGGATGCCACGGCTGATGCGGTGGATGGCGGCCACGGCTTCCGGGGAGAAGATTTGCGTGGAGCTCCCGGCGATGGCGAGCCGGCCGGTGATGTAGGCGGCGGTCTGCTCGGCGGTGAGCGCCTGGGTGCGGCACCAGAGCGCAATGCGCTGGCGAAGCTGACGAAGATTGGGCTGGCGAAGCTTGTCTTCGAGTTCGGGCTGTCCGCATAGGATGATCTGGAGGAGCTTCTCGGTGGCGGTCTCGAGGTTGGTAAGGAGGCGGACCTCCTCGAGGAGATCGGCGGAGAGGTTCTGGGCTTCATCGATGACGATGACGCAGGTCTCGTCGCGGCGGAAGCAGTCGAGTACGAAGCGATTGAGCTGGAGAAGCATGCCGGACTTGGTGCGGGCTTCCGGCTTGATGCCGAAGTCAGTGAGGATGAGTTCCAGGAGATCGAGGGCATCGAGACGCGGGTTGAAGATAAAGGACACAAAGACGCGATTGCCGTCGAAGCTGTCGATAGCGCTGCGCAGGAGCGTGGTCTTTCCGGTGCCCACTTCCCCCACGAGGACGATGAAGCCCTTGCGGGCGGAGATCCCGTACTCGAGCCCTGCCAGAGCTTCGCGGACGTGCGGCATGACGTAAAGAAAACGGGGGTCGGGGCTGCTGCCAAACGGATTCGCTTTGAGATCAAAGAAAGTTTTGTACATGCTAGTAGTGTGCCTTGATGAGGGTTTCCTTCGCGGGTGGGAGCCGTTCGATCGTGCGGTCGGGGCGTTCGATTATCTGACTATTCACCCTGGTGTTCTCCGTCTGAATCTCTCCGGAGTACTCGATGACGGCGAGGGTGGGGAGCTTGGTGAAGGCCCAGATATCACGCTCCGAGCGGATCGACGTGTCCTTGTATTCGAGGAAGGCGGTGATCGCGAGGCCGAAGAGCAGGCCGCCGAAGAGGCCGCCGAGGCCGAAAATCCACTTCTTCGGGAAGGTGGGGGCTTCGGGGAGGTTGGGCTCGTCCATGACGCGGAACTGTTCGCCCTGCTGACGCTTCTCGAGGTCGGTCGCCATCTTGGAGTGGTTCATCTTCGTGAGGAGATCGTCGTAGAATTTCTGCGCGGTGTCGTAGTCGCGCGTGAGTTGCTTGTACTGCTCTTCCACGAGAGGGCTGGACTGGATGCGGTCCTGGTAGGTGTGGACCTGGCTTTCGATCTGCTGCTGCTCGCGGCGCTTGGCCTGAATACCGATGTCGGCGGAGTGGATCTGGGCGCGGAGCTGCTGGACGGGCAAGGGGTCGTAGCGGCTTGGTGCGGACACGCCGCCCGCCGAGACGGGCGCCTGCGAGGCGCGTTCCATGGAGCGGCGGATATCAGCGATCTTGTGGCGGACGGCGATGACGTCAGGGTGCTCCGGGGTATAGTGCGCGAGGAGCTCCGCTTCCTGCGACTGGAGAGCAAGAAGCTCGGTCTCCTGGGCCTGGGGGGTCGCGGCCTGCGTGGGGGAGGCGCCGGCGGGGGCGCTCTGAGCGATCTGCGAGAGCATGGATTCCTGATAGGTCTTGTCCTGCTCCATGCGGGCGAGGGCCTGGGTGGCGGCTTCGAGCTGCGTATTCAGGCTGGTGAGCATGTTGAGATTGGGAGCTTCCTGTCCGGGAAGCTTGCCAATGTACTGGCGCTGGAAGTTGGCGAGCTTGGCGTCCTGCTCGTCGAGACTGCGCTTGGCGTCGTCGAGCTGTCCCTTGAGGAAGTCGGTGGTTCCCTGGGAGGATTCTTCGCGGGCGCGGAGATTTTCGGAGAGGAAGAGCGAGGTGATGTCGGCGCAGACGAGCTGGGCGGTGTGGGCATCGTTCGCGGTGAAGGTGATGAAGAATCCGGGAAGGCCGCCGGCGTGGGCGATCTCGGAGTGAATGGGCTTGATGGTGATGTTCTTGCGAGCGAGATCGATGCGGTCGTCCATGTTGGCGCGCTTGGACGGATAGAGGTTGTAGCGCTCGATAACGGGCTGAATGCGCGAACGGCTGAGGATCTGCTCCTTCATGGAGGCGAGACGGCCGTCGAGGTTTTCGGAGATGACGGACTTGACGTACTCGTCGGGCACCTTCTGCTCCTCGATGATGACGAGGGTCTGCGAGACGAAGCGGGGGGCGATCTTGAAGGTGACTGCTACCGCGAGGATGGGCAGGATGATGACGGGGATCGCGATGATCCAACGGCGCCGCTTGAGGATGTCGAGATAGTCTTCGACGACGAGTTTGCGATGGCCAAGCATATGGCTCCTTATTGATGGCCCAGATGAATCAGCGAGGGCGAGTACGTGAGACCCACGCCGACGATGTGGGATATGCCGTTCTGAACATTGACCACGGTGGCAAATCCCTGGGCCGACTGGTTTTGTAGCGAGTAGCTGACAAAGGCCGAGAGGTAGTTGCCGATTTTCCTGTTGGCCTGAAACGACGCCACCTCTATATCGGTCAAAAGTGGCTGCGCGGATAGTCCGGGAAGACTTGCGGTGTGCGTGTAGCCGATGAGGGCGGCGGCATTCCAGTCACGCCCGAGCTTTCTTGTGACATTCGCGGAGAGATTGTTGATCTGAGCGCCCTGCACGACGCCCGAGCCCGAGTTGGTGCCGCGGGAGAAAACCAGGCCGAGGGTCGAGAGCTCGCCGGTATAGGTGGCGTTGGCCTGAACGGCGAGACTGAGGCTGGAGGTAATGCCCGCGGAGCCGGCGGTCCTCTGCGGGCCGAGGGTTACGTCGACCAGAATCCTGCGGTTCACCTGGCGGATGTACTCGAGGTTTGCGCTCTGCGAAGTGAACGAAAAGGAGACGCTTGGATAGGTGAAGCGGGAGTAGGTGTAGTTTGCGCTGATGGTGTTGCGCGCGTCGATGCGATGGGTGACTCCGCCAATCCCGGTGGACTGGTTGTTGTCGATCCCGTTGGCGTCCTGGCCTTCGACAAACCTCTGAATCAGGAACGAGCCCGACCCCTCGACCGTGGTGCTTCCTGTGAGGTTGCGCTGGACGGTCGCGGACGCGTTGTTATTGACGCGCGGCGCGTAGCTGGTCAGGATGCCTTGACCGGAGACGGGTCCGACCTGAACGGCGGTGATGCCAAGATCGCCTATACCCGGGATGCCAGACAGGCCGGTGGTGGGCGCGGTCGGCAGGTAGCTGACGGCGTCCGCGACGATGAAGTGAAATTGCCTGGTCTGGAAGACCTGCGAGAGGGCGAGATTCTGAAAGACGGAGGAGGGCTGGCCGGTGGCGTCTCCCGTGTTTCCGAGATACCCGCCGGAGTAGATCATGCTGAAGGGGTGGACCTCGCTCCGGGAGAGATAGCCGAGATCGCCAGCGATGGAGGTCGAGCCGACGGTCTGGCCGGTTCCGTTGTAGTTGGTGCTGACGCGCTGCGAGGCGCTCAAGGCGAAGTGAAGGCTTCCTTCAAGATCGGGAAGCTGGAAGCCGGGATAGAGAGCGTCCGCGGTGGCTGTGGGCTCAGCCTGACCGTGGGCCTTGATCGCAACGGATGCGATCAGGAGGGAAAGCACGAGTGTCCGACGGCGATCGAGAGTCATCATGGGACCACGATGGTGTCCCCAGGAGAGAGGGTGAGACCCTGCTGATCGCCGTCCTTGAGGGCTTTCTTGTAGTTGAAAGGTATCTTTTCCTGTTTGCCCTGCTCGCCGCGAAGGATGTAGAGATGCTTCGTGTTGGCGAAGGGGGTGAGGCCTCCGGAGGCCGAGATCGCCTGCAGGGGCGTTAGGCCGGGGGTGAGGGGAATGCTGCCAACGTGCTGGACTTCACCCAGCAGATAGATGTGCTTGCTGTTGACGGTGGCGACGGTGATGGTGACGTTGGGATCGTTGATGAATTTTTTGAGACGGTCGGCGAGGTCGGCTCCGAGCGCCATGGGGGTGAGCCCGGCGGCGGGAACATCTCCGATGAGAGAGATAGAGATCATGCCATCGGGACGGACGGGGACATTGCCGGAGAGGCTGGGCTCCTTCCAAACGGTGATGCCGAGGACATCGTCCGGGCCAATGAGATAGCCGGCTGGGACGGGGGCCTTGAGAGATACCGTGGGAGCCTCTGAGCTATCCGTGGCGGAGCGGGAGCCAGGCTTTGCGACGAGGGCGGGCTTAGTCATACTCTGCTGGGCGAGACACAGGGTGGAGAGCGAGAGCAGACTGGCTGAGATGGATCGAAAGACGAGGCTCATAAGTTTTGAACTCTGGCTCGCGTGTCCTTTTGGGAAGCGCTCGCCGGGAAGCTCCAAGAGTGAGTTAGGCAGAATCACTGCGATTGAGAAACAGGGCCAGAGGATACCTTTACAGGGTTACGCCGATTGAGCGCACGCGACCATTGCCCAGAAGTTGTACTGTACTGCATCGAAAAGCAGTTAGTCCCAAAACTGGGCAGAAGGACTGCCCAAGAGGATATGGGTAGGCGAAGGATAGAATCGAAGTATACGGCGTTCAAGAAGCTCCTCGATAAATTGTTCGCAGCCGACGGTGGAGCGATTTACGATAGGGGCACGCCCTGCTTCGGATTGTGAAATTTCTTGTTACGCTTTGCGACGTGACGAATGAGCTTGCCCACTACGACGTACATGATCTATCGGCTGAATTCGGTGTTTTGTGAATGCGGCCCCTCCGGGTATTTGAGCCGCTATGATCCGCTCCCTGGTCGCGGCGGTGTTTCCTGTATCAGCTTGGCGATGGTTGCACATCCTGCCGCGAGAGCGGCGCATCTGGAGTTCTGTCGGAGATGAGGTCGCTCCATTCACCGGCTGTCCGAATCACGCTGTAGAAGCAAGAGGGTGACTGGTGGTCAGGAAAGATGAGAAAAGGGTTTCGATGATCCGAAAGGGCGAGTACGGGAGACGGTTGGCGAGTTCGCTATCCCTTGTGCTCGCGTTTGCCGCAGGATGCAACTACGACCCCAACGTTCGCAAGCAGAAGTACCTGGAAAGTGGGATGCGTTTCGAGAACAGCGGCAAGCTGAACGAGGCGGCGAACCAGTTTTTGAATGCGCTCAAGGTGGATCGGAACTTCACCGACGCTCACTATGAGCTTG harbors:
- a CDS encoding polysaccharide biosynthesis/export family protein; this translates as MSLVFRSISASLLSLSTLCLAQQSMTKPALVAKPGSRSATDSSEAPTVSLKAPVPAGYLIGPDDVLGITVWKEPSLSGNVPVRPDGMISISLIGDVPAAGLTPMALGADLADRLKKFINDPNVTITVATVNSKHIYLLGEVQHVGSIPLTPGLTPLQAISASGGLTPFANTKHLYILRGEQGKQEKIPFNYKKALKDGDQQGLTLSPGDTIVVP
- a CDS encoding tyrosine-protein kinase family protein; this encodes MSKIYEALLRAEQDRVALSETTDSPALLFEPLPLEARNTQPRSTEPQRSASRFASDLSPAPTAIRKSDPVAVLTKVRTYTWDPSFKQLPSLEPRGSSVEQFRSLRSRMQEFRENHTLKSILISSGHPQEGKSFVAANLAISFARHKASRVLLIDGDMRRPSLHKLLGAPCDPGLSEFLSGKADMQEVMQRGRVPGSGNQVTSGLASLTFIAGGMGGDKAADLSGNHRFDDLITAARDHFDWIIVDSSPVNLVSDGVNLARACDGVLLVARGGVTKFEAAQRALNELKASNVLGFVLNAVEDSPERSGYYGYDSPTEE
- a CDS encoding sugar transferase, giving the protein MIRFLNVYYPTRTVMLFFFEALIVSSCFLIATIFLLGPDAYLTLAYEQGALKITGVTILSVMLSYYFDLYEPQIVSVPLEIYFRILLVLGFDCFVLSALIFFYPEAAMPQHVYLIGFTLLTPALIVWRKAYSWLVSRRRFCERVYVLGAGEYAKTLVASLQSRPDVGMEIVDWQDVQLEQSERKQHWINALERISEMKPPVNRIIVAMEHHRGELPVQELLNLRFQGIVVEEVGALRERLSGKIQLDGLRPSDFLYASGFRMRPSQQFTRQIASILAAATGLLLFSPFFPLVMLAVRMTSKGPIFFKQTRVGAGGRLFKVVKFRTMRTDAEAAGAKWATKDDPRVTPIGRFMRKTRIDEVPQLWNILRGDMSFVGPRPERPEFVPMLSENLPFYYLRHLIRPGLTGWAQVRYGYGATMAETREKLEYDLYYIKHQSLGLDLIVMFETIKTIVRRRGAQ
- a CDS encoding ExeA family protein, translating into MYKTFFDLKANPFGSSPDPRFLYVMPHVREALAGLEYGISARKGFIVLVGEVGTGKTTLLRSAIDSFDGNRVFVSFIFNPRLDALDLLELILTDFGIKPEARTKSGMLLQLNRFVLDCFRRDETCVIVIDEAQNLSADLLEEVRLLTNLETATEKLLQIILCGQPELEDKLRQPNLRQLRQRIALWCRTQALTAEQTAAYITGRLAIAGSSTQIFSPEAVAAIHRISRGIPRIVNLLCEHSLILAYVEQLRVIPAGIINAVSRDLDLETQPIRASSSSLLNTEVSMKSDTTEKTDKTDVLQEDFTTSETLPGGLES
- a CDS encoding GumC family protein; its protein translation is MLGHRKLVVEDYLDILKRRRWIIAIPVIILPILAVAVTFKIAPRFVSQTLVIIEEQKVPDEYVKSVISENLDGRLASMKEQILSRSRIQPVIERYNLYPSKRANMDDRIDLARKNITIKPIHSEIAHAGGLPGFFITFTANDAHTAQLVCADITSLFLSENLRAREESSQGTTDFLKGQLDDAKRSLDEQDAKLANFQRQYIGKLPGQEAPNLNMLTSLNTQLEAATQALARMEQDKTYQESMLSQIAQSAPAGASPTQAATPQAQETELLALQSQEAELLAHYTPEHPDVIAVRHKIADIRRSMERASQAPVSAGGVSAPSRYDPLPVQQLRAQIHSADIGIQAKRREQQQIESQVHTYQDRIQSSPLVEEQYKQLTRDYDTAQKFYDDLLTKMNHSKMATDLEKRQQGEQFRVMDEPNLPEAPTFPKKWIFGLGGLFGGLLFGLAITAFLEYKDTSIRSERDIWAFTKLPTLAVIEYSGEIQTENTRVNSQIIERPDRTIERLPPAKETLIKAHY